From Myxocyprinus asiaticus isolate MX2 ecotype Aquarium Trade chromosome 25, UBuf_Myxa_2, whole genome shotgun sequence, one genomic window encodes:
- the LOC127416533 gene encoding spermatogenesis-defective protein 39 homolog, with amino-acid sequence MTRAKPEDDEYWNNSKFKAFTFDDDDDEFSRLKESKRAVNSILVGDDDDDDDDDEDDVERVSWSGEPVGSISWSVKETASSIRSGSEQSFPKIDTTPSLSKQGSGYSLSALFKAKSKPGGFQSFSESFSDTSVRTYAPELRRPKSDGKDFVGDLSLEETVRRMQKGRTYSLEKFRSLQDKLLLLDEAVAVYDGNVITAVLIYLKKSLSKEILFRELVARDVALHHYVHYLKEMGEQNLLVELLKALGRTEDMALMQYKEHLNINDEGRRRDFLKNCLSLPFSQDDATHVQDHYTLLERQIIIEASDKKAQADVFKKFPRKASILNMPIITTLYYSCFYHYGESEGTYSSPANIRKTFRISDKQYILTALGARAKLKSWFDVDSLFNTKNWLGYTKKRSPIGFHRVVDILQKNNAPVQVLEEYMNLIDDPELKLSMALKYKCHDIVINTYRDLKDRHQLTLYKEKLERDSVEYRKIQELLNNGQIRWKN; translated from the exons ATGACACGGGCCAAACCAGAGGATGACGAGTACTGGAACAACTCAAAATTCAAAGCTTTCACGTTTGATGATGATGACGACGAGTTTTCAAGG CTGAAAGAGTCCAAACGGGCCGTCAACAGCATTCTGGtcggtgatgatgatgatgatgatgatgatgacgaagatGATGTTGAGAGGGTCAGCTGGAGTGGAGAACCGGTGGGAA GCATCTCTTGGTCGGTCAAAGAGACCGCCTCCAGCATCCGATCAGGGAGCGAGCAGAGCTTTCCCAAAATAGACACCACTCCTTCACTGTCCAAACAGGGATCTGGATACTCCCTGAGCGCTCTGTTTAAAG CAAAGAGCAAACCTGGTGGTTTTCAGTCTTTCTCAGAGT CCTTTAGcgacacatctgtgagaacataTGCACCAGAGCTACGGAGGCCTAAGTCAGATGGAAAG GATTTTGTCGGTGACCTGAGTCTTGAGGAAACTGTGAGGAGAATGCAGAAAGGAAGG ACGTACTCCCTGGAAAAGTTCCGCTCTCTGCAGGACAAGCTTCTGCTGCTGGATGAAGCAGTTGCTGTTTATGATGGCAATGTCATAACTGCG GTTTTGATATATCTCAAAAAATCATTAAGTAAAG AAATCCTCTTTCGAGAGTTAGTGGCAAGAGATGTAGCTTTACATCATTACGTTCACTATTTAAAAGAGATGGGAGAGCAGAATCTTTTGGTGGAATTACTAAA GGCACTTGGCAGGACAGAAGATATGGCG TTGATGCAATACAAGGAACACTTGAATATTAACGATGAAGGGCGAAGAAGAGATTTCCTCAAAAATTGCCTCAG CCTTCCTTTCTCTCAAGATGATGCAACTCATGTTCAAGACCACTATACACTCCTCGAGAGGCAGATAATCATAGAG GCTAGTGACAAAAAGGCACAGGCAGACGTCTTTAAGAAGTTCCCCAGAAAAGCGTCCATCTTAAATATGCCAATCATTACCACACTCTACTACTCCTGCTTCTATCATTACGGAGAGTCAGAG GGAACTTATAGCAGCCCTGCGAACATTAGAAAAACCTTCAGG ATTTCAGATAAGCAGTACATTCTCACAGCTCTTGGTGCAAGGGCTAAGTTGAAATCATGGTTTGATGTGGATAGTCTCTTCAACACCAAGAACTGGCTGGGATACACCAAGAAAAGATCCCCCATTGGCTTCCACAGAGTGGTGGACATCCTACAGAAAAACAATGCACCTGTACAG GTGCTGGAGGAGTATATGAACCTCATTGATGACCCAGAGCTCAAGCTTAGTatggctctaaaatataaatgccATGACATCGTCATCAAT ACGTACAGAGACCTGAAGGACCGGCATCAGCTTACTCTGTACAAGGAGAAGTTGGAACGAGACTCTGTTGAATACAGGAAGATTCAGGAACTCCTCAATAATGGG